The following proteins are encoded in a genomic region of Chitinophagales bacterium:
- a CDS encoding acyltransferase, with protein sequence MNNLTKSSKPYYQQFDGARGLLTPSIFLLHLHFFYIKGPATLANFTLHSFFIASGYLITSILLKDKARSSSFKHFFIQYYIKRILRIFPVYFGYIFLVILLTVLYKLIFGTDFLFTISELKHYIITLFTFTYNFKDLAIILFGAPNVSSNFLPHLWSISLEEQFYIIVPFLIYFLSRTQLKILSIIVIILFIFIRIFGFYYLHSKTDNYFLLGFAMVRSSVFQFDAFFFGVFVALLPPINIKYVKRLFLLFVLIIIINDAFNLVYIQNKFGIHWFEMIGRYDINVRGFSVYTSDFLLNICCSCFLMLVISPEVYISILNKKLFVKWGRVTYGGYVYQYLFILPIIYFLYPFLNNHINQFFSELICAILAIFSIMSFSLLSYDKFELYFLNQKDKLYRKFLKS encoded by the coding sequence ATGAATAATCTTACTAAATCAAGCAAACCATATTACCAACAATTTGATGGTGCAAGAGGATTGTTAACACCTTCTATTTTTTTATTACACCTGCATTTTTTTTACATAAAAGGACCTGCAACATTGGCCAATTTTACGCTACATTCATTTTTTATTGCATCTGGATATTTAATTACATCTATTTTATTAAAAGATAAGGCAAGGTCTAGTAGTTTTAAACACTTTTTTATACAGTATTATATTAAAAGGATACTTCGAATATTTCCTGTTTATTTTGGATATATTTTTTTGGTAATACTTTTAACAGTTTTATATAAACTAATTTTTGGTACAGATTTTTTATTTACTATATCAGAGTTAAAACACTATATTATTACTTTATTTACCTTTACTTATAACTTTAAAGATTTGGCAATTATATTATTTGGAGCACCTAATGTAAGTTCCAATTTTCTCCCACATTTATGGTCAATATCTCTAGAAGAACAATTCTATATAATAGTTCCATTTTTAATTTATTTTCTTAGTAGAACGCAATTAAAAATACTAAGTATAATAGTAATAATATTATTTATTTTTATAAGGATATTTGGATTTTATTATTTGCATTCTAAAACAGATAATTATTTTTTATTAGGTTTTGCTATGGTAAGAAGCTCTGTGTTTCAGTTTGATGCTTTCTTTTTTGGTGTATTTGTTGCATTATTGCCACCAATTAATATTAAATATGTAAAACGACTTTTTTTGTTGTTTGTTTTAATAATAATAATAAATGATGCATTTAATTTGGTGTATATTCAAAATAAATTTGGTATTCACTGGTTTGAAATGATTGGGCGATATGATATCAATGTACGAGGGTTTTCTGTATATACTTCTGATTTTCTATTAAACATTTGTTGTTCTTGCTTTTTAATGCTTGTAATTAGTCCTGAAGTTTATATTTCAATACTCAATAAAAAATTATTTGTAAAGTGGGGAAGAGTTACTTACGGTGGTTATGTATATCAATATTTGTTTATTTTGCCAATAATATATTTTTTATATCCTTTTCTAAACAATCATATCAATCAGTTTTTTAGCGAACTAATCTGTGCTATATTGGCTATTTTCTCAATTATGTCATTTTCATTGCTAAGCTATGATAAGTTTGAATTGTACTTCCTAAATCAAAAAGACAAGCTTTATCGTAAGTTTTTAAAATCATAG
- a CDS encoding acyltransferase, translating into MSLIKDHNKPKLGYIPAFDGIRGVFSFTILIIHLHFSYVTVPSTLGYFTMHCFFIMSAYLLSRSLLKDKTNATSFGSYFKNFYTKRILRIFPVYYGYIFLAVIIGLITLKTKANPILGVVYEIKHFWWMLLTFTYNFKDLLCLYTGLDYAKSPIFPHLWSLSLEEQFYFVIPFVIYFVSIKRLKTISIIIICIFPIFRILGYYYLINHPNIHQQIEPNMFVSFILYRCTFFQFDAFFYGILVAIVDFKNKKLIKFLFYTMVFLLIASIVFNGIIVSKEEGISFTRAVADYDFMIKNGQIFYIDIIVNSLCVFMFYLSFKFNDALSIFENKFFIHVGKISFGVYVYQYLFIIPTVVLLFPYLKMYMTVWLAEIICATICFGALLIFSDISFNKYEMYFINLKKNITK; encoded by the coding sequence TTGAGTTTAATTAAGGATCATAATAAACCTAAGTTGGGTTATATTCCAGCTTTTGATGGTATTAGAGGTGTATTTTCTTTTACCATATTAATTATTCATTTACACTTTAGTTATGTAACCGTACCAAGTACGCTAGGTTATTTTACTATGCATTGTTTTTTTATAATGTCTGCCTATTTATTAAGTAGATCTTTATTAAAAGATAAAACAAATGCCACGAGTTTTGGTAGCTATTTTAAAAACTTTTATACTAAAAGAATACTAAGAATATTTCCTGTATACTATGGTTATATTTTCTTAGCAGTTATAATCGGACTAATTACATTAAAAACAAAAGCCAATCCAATATTAGGTGTAGTTTATGAGATAAAACATTTTTGGTGGATGTTATTAACTTTTACTTATAATTTTAAAGATTTACTTTGTTTGTATACTGGTTTAGATTATGCTAAGAGTCCAATATTTCCTCACCTTTGGTCATTGTCTTTAGAAGAACAATTTTATTTTGTAATACCTTTTGTAATTTATTTTGTTAGTATAAAAAGATTAAAAACAATATCAATAATAATTATTTGTATATTCCCTATATTTAGAATTTTAGGATATTATTATTTAATCAATCATCCTAATATACATCAACAAATAGAACCCAATATGTTTGTGTCTTTTATATTATATAGGTGTACATTTTTTCAGTTTGATGCATTTTTCTACGGAATATTAGTAGCTATTGTTGACTTTAAAAATAAAAAACTTATTAAGTTCTTATTTTATACAATGGTATTTTTACTCATTGCTTCTATCGTTTTTAATGGCATAATAGTTAGTAAAGAAGAAGGCATTTCTTTTACAAGAGCTGTTGCCGATTATGATTTTATGATTAAAAATGGACAAATATTTTATATAGATATTATAGTAAATTCTTTATGTGTGTTTATGTTTTATCTGTCATTTAAATTTAATGATGCATTATCTATATTTGAAAATAAGTTCTTTATTCATGTTGGTAAAATTTCTTTTGGTGTATATGTGTATCAATACTTATTTATTATACCTACAGTGGTTTTATTATTTCCTTATTTAAAAATGTATATGACAGTATGGCTAGCAGAAATAATTTGTGCTACAATATGTTTTGGTGCCTTATTAATATTCTCGGATATAAGCTTTAATAAATATGAAATGTATTTTATCAATCTCAAGAAAAATATTACTAAATAA
- a CDS encoding pyridoxine 5'-phosphate synthase — translation MTEVSIGQTLIADAIYCGLQNTIQMYCSTSKSGSQRGRSLIFYGI, via the coding sequence TTGACAGAAGTTTCTATTGGTCAGACACTTATTGCAGATGCAATATACTGTGGTTTGCAAAACACTATACAAATGTATTGCAGTACTTCAAAGAGCGGCTCTCAAAGAGGACGCTCCTTAATCTTTTATGGAATTTGA
- a CDS encoding pyridoxine 5'-phosphate synthase: MVRLSVNLNKVALIRNSRGSNYPNLVQVAQDCERFGAQGITVHPRPDERHCKFSDLPLLKAVCTTEFNIEGYPDENFIQQVLAVQPHQCTLVPDNPSQITSDHGWNTIKNKSLLQEVIATLQAKNIRVSLFIDDDEKMIEGAKAVGADRVEFYTGPFAKHYHQDKQKALGNIVACADLAHQIGLGINAGHDLNLENLAYFKAQVPHLAEVSIGHALITDALYYGLQNTIQMYLAKLR; the protein is encoded by the coding sequence ATGGTACGATTATCAGTTAATTTAAATAAAGTAGCACTCATTAGAAACTCAAGAGGAAGTAACTATCCAAACTTGGTACAAGTAGCTCAAGATTGCGAACGATTTGGAGCTCAAGGTATAACGGTGCATCCACGACCAGATGAAAGACATTGTAAGTTTAGCGATTTGCCTTTATTAAAAGCAGTGTGTACTACAGAATTTAATATAGAAGGTTATCCAGATGAAAATTTCATACAGCAAGTATTAGCAGTACAACCACATCAGTGTACATTAGTGCCAGATAATCCGAGTCAAATTACATCAGATCATGGTTGGAATACCATAAAAAATAAATCACTATTGCAAGAAGTCATTGCAACACTACAAGCAAAAAATATTAGAGTATCGCTTTTTATAGATGATGACGAAAAAATGATTGAAGGAGCTAAGGCAGTTGGTGCAGATAGAGTTGAATTTTATACAGGCCCTTTTGCAAAACACTATCATCAAGATAAACAAAAAGCATTAGGCAATATAGTTGCTTGTGCTGATTTGGCTCACCAAATTGGTCTTGGCATTAATGCCGGACACGATTTAAATTTAGAGAACTTAGCTTATTTTAAAGCACAAGTACCACATTTAGCAGAAGTCTCTATCGGTCATGCACTCATTACTGATGCACTATATTATGGTCTGCAAAATACCATTCAAATGTATTTAGCTAAGTTGAGATGA
- the cysQ gene encoding 3'(2'),5'-bisphosphate nucleotidase CysQ has translation MIEDIIAIANQAGKEILNIYHKDFSIEYKDDKSPLTEADKVSNQIIVDGLKNLTPNIPIISEENKLIDFETRKTWQQCWLVDPIDGTKEFIKKNGEFTINIALIENHEPILSVLFVPAQNKMFYAQKNKGAFLIENNQTKQLHIRNLAEDGVLKIVGSRSHQTPELLAYVDEQKQNYSNVEFVAAGSSLKFCLIAEGIADVYPRLGPTMEWDTGAGQLIATEAGAEVLVFETKQVLQYNRANLLNPYFIVKHPNL, from the coding sequence ATGATTGAAGATATTATAGCAATTGCAAACCAAGCAGGAAAAGAAATATTAAATATATATCACAAAGATTTTAGTATAGAATATAAAGACGATAAATCACCATTAACAGAAGCCGATAAAGTCTCAAATCAAATTATAGTTGATGGATTAAAAAATCTTACACCAAATATTCCTATTATCTCTGAAGAAAATAAACTCATTGATTTTGAAACTAGAAAAACATGGCAACAATGTTGGCTAGTCGATCCAATTGATGGTACTAAAGAGTTTATCAAAAAAAATGGCGAGTTTACAATAAACATAGCATTGATAGAAAATCACGAACCAATTTTATCTGTACTATTTGTTCCTGCTCAAAATAAAATGTTTTATGCACAAAAAAACAAAGGTGCTTTTTTAATTGAAAACAATCAAACCAAACAACTACATATTAGAAATTTAGCAGAAGATGGTGTACTAAAAATCGTAGGTAGTCGCTCACATCAAACACCAGAGTTATTAGCTTATGTTGATGAGCAAAAGCAAAACTATAGCAATGTCGAGTTTGTAGCAGCAGGTAGTTCTCTCAAATTTTGTTTAATTGCAGAAGGTATCGCCGATGTTTATCCAAGGTTAGGACCAACAATGGAATGGGATACTGGTGCAGGTCAACTTATTGCTACAGAAGCAGGAGCAGAAGTGTTAGTATTTGAAACCAAGCAAGTATTACAATACAATAGAGCCAATTTATTAAATCCATACTTTATAGTAAAGCATCCAAATTTATAA
- the rfbC gene encoding dTDP-4-dehydrorhamnose 3,5-epimerase → MILTKTTIPDVFIIEPTVFEDDRGFFYESYNQEKLKAHNINYHFVQDNHSKSTYGVLRGLHFQLEPYAQTKLVRVTQGAVLDVAVDLRKNSPTYLQHIAVELSAENKKQLLIPRGFAHGFVVLTPTCEFLYKCDNFYNKAADGGILYNDPTLNIDWKIPKEDIILSEKDKAHKTVEETEVNFYYNK, encoded by the coding sequence ATGATCCTAACCAAAACGACCATTCCAGATGTATTTATAATTGAACCAACTGTATTTGAAGACGACAGAGGTTTCTTCTACGAAAGCTATAACCAAGAAAAACTAAAAGCACACAATATCAATTATCACTTTGTGCAAGACAATCACTCTAAATCAACTTATGGTGTTTTGCGTGGTCTGCATTTCCAACTCGAACCATATGCACAAACAAAGCTAGTAAGAGTAACACAAGGTGCTGTTTTAGATGTTGCTGTCGATTTAAGAAAAAACTCACCAACATACTTACAACACATTGCTGTTGAACTATCTGCCGAAAACAAAAAACAATTACTCATTCCAAGAGGTTTTGCTCATGGTTTTGTAGTGCTTACACCAACTTGCGAGTTCTTATATAAGTGCGATAATTTCTACAACAAAGCAGCTGATGGCGGAATTTTATATAATGATCCAACTTTAAATATCGATTGGAAAATTCCTAAAGAAGATATTATCTTATCAGAAAAAGATAAAGCACATAAAACTGTTGAAGAAACAGAAGTTAATTTTTATTATAATAAATAA
- a CDS encoding SLBB domain-containing protein, protein MKQHKFNILLPLFFLLMLGFQNTSTAQIVPFIPPTQPQPTIQEIIKKIEDTLSVKQGSLKLEDTKLAEEKAKQVIGNNKPLGTTGNQSETLLQEAVKATETVEKLTETATLELREGLDSVDIFGFDYFRRKDIKLFNNAVDIKPPMNYILGVGDQIVVSIWGYADYNRLFYIDKDGYIQQENIGRVYLKGLTLEQAKELLRTRFSNAYMINKSNFDVSLNYSRVVTIHVVGDVENPGSYTFPAINTAFNILAYVGGPTRSGTLRDIQIKRDGKVIQKFDLYKFLFEPEKQGDVFLNNNDYIYVPHQKNIVKITGFVHKQGKYEMLPTENFDDLLKYCGGFKPNAYKSVVQIKRYLEDKTVLLDFNLDSLKAKGEKLLLFNGDEITVRDIPEPIKNFVEITGSVMLPGRYELKEGNKVRDIIDKAQGFKDDIYMDEAYVIRTNIDDGRKTIYRINLYNVMNDANSVDNLELQIRDVIETYSKTYFIDTFSISISGEVRNPRRFALEKEMTLRDAIMMSGGLTDFAFLDKIIIYRVNEDLADQVISFKIDTTNNYAALDEFKLQKRDKIIIQRDLSKLDKYTIEVNGMVRKPSTLQYMENMTLADAIILADGFKMEAASNRIEIARIANFDKAIAQSVPTQMTILSYSISKNIGKDPIANTVKLQPFDQIFVRNTPEFEYQTKVNISGEVLYPGQYVLTSKDEKLSSVIERAGGLTRFAYPLGAKLHRKENGVGFVIMDLEKVMRRENSKYNYILKPGDSIIIPTVQDLVAIKGAFNYPTEKKPEILYVPYTQGKGAKFYIKNYGAGYAKNGKRIRAYVEYPNGKIQKARKAKIDKGATIVIPQKEKKKEKKEKKERDGTKFYTAMNATIGTVSSVLTLYLLYLTIRNGGR, encoded by the coding sequence ATGAAACAACACAAGTTTAATATATTACTTCCACTATTTTTTTTGTTGATGCTTGGTTTTCAAAATACAAGTACAGCACAAATAGTTCCTTTTATTCCACCAACACAACCACAACCAACTATACAAGAAATTATTAAAAAAATTGAAGATACCTTAAGCGTAAAACAAGGTAGTTTAAAATTAGAAGATACTAAATTAGCAGAGGAAAAAGCCAAACAAGTAATTGGCAATAATAAACCACTTGGAACAACTGGAAATCAATCTGAAACTTTATTACAAGAGGCAGTTAAAGCAACAGAAACTGTTGAAAAACTAACAGAAACAGCTACGCTAGAACTTAGAGAAGGTCTCGACTCTGTAGATATTTTTGGATTTGATTATTTTAGAAGAAAGGATATAAAACTTTTTAATAATGCAGTAGATATAAAACCACCAATGAATTATATTTTGGGCGTTGGTGACCAAATTGTAGTGTCTATTTGGGGTTATGCAGATTATAATCGATTATTTTATATAGATAAAGATGGCTACATACAACAAGAAAATATTGGTAGAGTTTACTTAAAAGGATTAACATTAGAACAGGCAAAAGAATTACTTAGAACAAGATTTTCCAATGCCTATATGATTAATAAATCGAATTTTGATGTTTCTTTAAACTATTCAAGAGTAGTAACTATACATGTAGTTGGTGATGTAGAAAATCCAGGTTCTTATACTTTCCCAGCTATTAATACAGCTTTCAATATCTTAGCTTATGTAGGAGGTCCAACCCGTTCAGGTACACTTAGAGATATTCAAATTAAAAGAGATGGAAAAGTTATTCAAAAATTCGACTTATATAAGTTTTTATTCGAACCAGAAAAACAAGGGGATGTTTTCTTAAATAATAATGATTACATCTATGTCCCTCACCAAAAAAATATAGTAAAAATTACTGGTTTTGTACACAAACAAGGTAAATATGAAATGTTACCAACAGAAAATTTTGATGATTTATTAAAATATTGTGGTGGTTTTAAGCCAAATGCCTATAAATCAGTTGTACAAATAAAAAGATACTTAGAAGATAAAACGGTACTACTTGACTTCAATTTAGATAGTCTAAAAGCTAAAGGAGAAAAACTTTTGCTGTTTAATGGAGATGAAATTACAGTGAGAGACATTCCAGAACCAATTAAAAACTTTGTAGAAATTACAGGTTCAGTCATGTTACCAGGTAGATATGAACTGAAAGAAGGAAATAAAGTTAGAGATATCATTGATAAAGCACAAGGATTTAAAGATGATATTTATATGGATGAAGCATATGTTATTCGCACTAATATAGATGATGGTAGAAAAACAATCTATAGAATTAATCTCTATAATGTAATGAACGATGCTAATTCTGTAGATAACTTAGAACTACAAATTAGAGATGTAATTGAAACTTATTCCAAAACTTACTTTATAGATACTTTTAGTATTTCCATTTCTGGAGAAGTGAGAAATCCAAGACGATTTGCATTAGAAAAAGAAATGACACTTAGAGACGCAATTATGATGAGTGGTGGTTTAACTGATTTTGCTTTCTTAGATAAAATTATAATTTATAGAGTAAATGAAGATTTAGCAGATCAAGTTATTTCTTTTAAAATAGATACTACTAATAATTATGCTGCTCTAGATGAATTTAAACTTCAAAAAAGAGATAAAATTATTATACAAAGAGATTTATCAAAGCTTGACAAATATACGATAGAAGTAAATGGCATGGTTAGGAAACCAAGCACTTTACAATACATGGAGAACATGACACTTGCAGATGCTATTATACTTGCAGATGGTTTTAAAATGGAAGCAGCTTCTAATAGAATAGAAATTGCTAGAATTGCCAATTTTGATAAAGCAATAGCACAATCTGTTCCTACACAAATGACTATTTTAAGTTATAGTATTAGCAAAAATATAGGTAAAGATCCAATTGCTAATACCGTTAAATTACAACCATTCGACCAAATTTTTGTGAGAAACACACCAGAGTTTGAATATCAAACTAAAGTAAATATAAGTGGAGAAGTATTATATCCAGGGCAATATGTGCTTACCTCTAAAGATGAAAAATTAAGCTCAGTTATTGAAAGAGCTGGTGGCTTAACGCGTTTTGCTTATCCATTAGGTGCTAAACTGCATAGAAAAGAAAATGGTGTTGGTTTTGTAATTATGGATTTAGAAAAAGTTATGCGTAGAGAAAATTCTAAGTATAACTACATTTTAAAACCAGGCGATTCTATCATTATTCCTACAGTACAAGATTTAGTAGCCATCAAAGGTGCATTTAATTATCCAACAGAAAAAAAACCAGAAATATTATATGTACCATATACACAAGGTAAAGGTGCTAAGTTTTATATTAAAAACTATGGTGCTGGTTATGCTAAAAATGGAAAAAGAATTCGTGCTTATGTAGAATATCCAAACGGAAAAATACAAAAAGCAAGAAAAGCTAAAATTGATAAAGGTGCTACCATCGTCATTCCTCAAAAAGAAAAGAAGAAAGAAAAGAAAGAAAAGAAAGAAAGAGATGGCACTAAATTCTATACCGCAATGAATGCTACTATTGGAACCGTAAGTTCTGTACTAACACTCTATTTATTATACTTAACCATTAGGAATGGAGGAAGATAA
- the rfbB gene encoding dTDP-glucose 4,6-dehydratase, with product MDKTILVTGGAGFIGSHVVRLLVNKYPNYHIVNADKLTYAGNLENLKDIEDASNYTFVKVDIVDANAVNQLFQQYNFDGVIHLAAESHVDRSITNPLAFIQTNVIGTFNLLEAAKNSWKDSFQDKLFYHISTDEVYGSLGETGLFLETTPYDPRSPYSSSKASSDHFVRAFQNTYNLPTIISNCSNNYGSYQFPEKLIPLFINNIQNNKALPVYGDGKYTRDWLWVEDHATAIDTIYHNGKIGETYNIGGFNEWQNIDLIHLLCDILDRKLGRAEGTSKQLITYIKDRPGHDKRYAIDASKLNKELGWKPSLQFEEGLEKTVDWYLANTAWLENVTSGEYLNYYNNQYETTQV from the coding sequence ATGGACAAAACTATTTTGGTTACAGGCGGTGCTGGTTTTATTGGCTCACATGTGGTTAGATTATTGGTAAATAAATATCCAAACTATCATATAGTTAATGCAGATAAACTAACTTATGCTGGCAATTTAGAAAACCTAAAAGATATAGAAGATGCTAGTAATTATACATTTGTAAAGGTAGATATTGTTGATGCCAATGCAGTTAATCAATTATTCCAACAGTACAATTTTGATGGTGTAATACATTTAGCAGCAGAATCTCATGTCGATAGATCTATAACTAATCCATTAGCATTTATTCAAACCAATGTTATAGGAACTTTTAATTTGTTAGAAGCAGCTAAAAATTCGTGGAAAGATAGTTTTCAAGATAAATTATTTTATCACATCTCTACCGATGAAGTTTATGGATCACTTGGAGAAACTGGTTTATTTTTAGAAACTACACCTTATGATCCTCGTTCGCCTTATTCTTCTTCAAAAGCAAGTTCCGATCATTTTGTAAGAGCTTTTCAAAATACCTATAATCTGCCAACAATAATTTCTAACTGCTCTAATAATTATGGAAGCTATCAGTTTCCAGAAAAATTAATTCCTTTGTTTATCAATAATATCCAAAACAACAAAGCATTACCAGTTTATGGCGATGGAAAATATACACGAGATTGGCTTTGGGTAGAAGACCATGCTACTGCAATTGATACAATTTACCATAACGGAAAAATTGGTGAGACTTACAATATAGGTGGATTTAACGAGTGGCAGAACATCGATTTAATTCATTTGCTTTGCGATATTTTAGATAGAAAACTAGGAAGAGCAGAAGGTACTTCAAAACAATTGATTACTTATATTAAAGACCGACCAGGTCACGACAAAAGATATGCCATTGATGCTTCTAAATTAAATAAAGAATTAGGTTGGAAACCATCATTACAATTTGAAGAAGGATTAGAAAAAACCGTAGATTGGTATTTAGCCAATACTGCATGGTTAGAAAATGTTACTTCTGGCGAATATTTAAATTACTACAACAATCAATATGAAACAACACAAGTTTAA
- a CDS encoding nucleotide sugar dehydrogenase: MNVQADINSYINKEKKIAVIGLGYVGLPIALEFAKKFSVIGFDINAERVALMQNKIDPSKELSSKDFDNTDIQFTANIDDLKAANFFIVAVPTPVDDHKVPDLKPVISASTTVGKVIKKGDCVVFESTVYPGCTEEDCIPIIEELSGLKAISDFTYGYSPERINPGDKQHTLTKITKIVSGCNNESLELIAAIYGSIIDAGVYKATSVKVAEAAKVIENTQRDLNIALMNELSQIFNKMDINTYDVLEAAGTKWNFLKFFPGLVGGHCIGVDPYYLTYKSNQLGYEPKIILSGRSINDGMSAYVAKKMVQYWLSIGKNPADCKALILGATFKENVSDIRNSKIFDLYKELQDYNVSVTITDPLASKEEVQHEYNVVLYKEANDKYDAIIISVAHNNYLALNEEYFINLANENCIIADLKNIYKGKINHLKYWTL, translated from the coding sequence ATGAATGTCCAAGCAGACATTAATTCTTATATCAACAAAGAAAAAAAAATAGCAGTTATTGGTTTAGGTTATGTTGGTTTACCAATTGCACTTGAATTTGCTAAAAAATTTAGTGTTATTGGGTTTGATATTAATGCAGAAAGAGTTGCGCTTATGCAAAACAAAATTGATCCAAGTAAAGAATTATCATCAAAAGATTTTGACAATACCGATATTCAGTTTACTGCGAATATAGACGATTTAAAAGCAGCTAATTTTTTTATTGTAGCAGTACCAACACCAGTAGATGATCATAAAGTGCCAGACTTAAAACCTGTTATCAGTGCTTCTACTACAGTTGGTAAAGTAATTAAAAAAGGCGATTGTGTAGTTTTTGAATCTACAGTTTATCCAGGTTGTACCGAAGAAGATTGTATTCCTATTATAGAAGAGTTGTCTGGTTTAAAAGCAATATCAGATTTTACCTATGGCTATTCTCCAGAAAGAATAAATCCAGGCGATAAACAACATACGCTTACAAAAATTACAAAAATAGTTTCTGGTTGTAATAACGAATCACTCGAACTCATTGCTGCAATTTATGGCTCAATTATTGATGCTGGTGTATATAAAGCTACTTCGGTTAAAGTTGCCGAAGCTGCTAAAGTTATAGAAAATACACAACGCGATTTAAACATTGCTTTGATGAATGAACTGTCGCAAATTTTTAATAAAATGGACATCAATACTTATGATGTGCTGGAAGCTGCTGGAACAAAATGGAATTTCTTAAAATTTTTTCCTGGTTTAGTTGGTGGACATTGTATTGGTGTTGATCCATACTATTTAACCTATAAATCGAATCAATTAGGGTACGAGCCAAAAATTATTTTAAGTGGAAGAAGCATCAACGATGGTATGTCTGCTTATGTTGCTAAAAAAATGGTGCAGTATTGGTTAAGTATTGGTAAAAATCCTGCAGATTGCAAAGCTTTAATATTGGGTGCTACTTTTAAAGAAAATGTAAGCGATATTAGAAACTCAAAAATCTTCGATTTATATAAAGAATTGCAAGATTATAATGTATCGGTTACCATTACAGATCCATTAGCATCTAAAGAAGAAGTTCAACATGAATACAATGTTGTATTATATAAAGAAGCCAACGATAAATACGATGCAATTATAATAAGTGTGGCTCATAACAACTATTTAGCTTTAAATGAAGAATATTTTATTAATTTAGCTAATGAAAATTGTATTATAGCCGATTTGAAGAATATCTACAAAGGAAAAATTAATCATTTAAAATACTGGACATTATAA
- a CDS encoding thymidine kinase — MFLEQNVNYSKNGWIEVICGSMFSGKTEELIRRLKRAKIANLRVEIFKPMVDTRYDEEAVVSHDSNSILSTPVASSQNILLLSNDVDVVGIDEAQFFDEELPSVCEQLANKGIRVIIAGLDKDFLGKPFGPMPRLMADAEYVTKVHAICMQCGALANYSFRLIDNDKTVLLGEKESYEPRCRTCFVKGMKK; from the coding sequence ATGTTTTTAGAACAAAATGTTAATTACTCCAAAAATGGTTGGATAGAAGTGATTTGTGGCTCTATGTTTTCTGGCAAAACAGAAGAGCTAATTCGCAGATTAAAACGAGCCAAAATTGCCAATTTGCGTGTAGAAATATTTAAACCAATGGTCGATACGCGCTATGATGAAGAAGCAGTCGTATCGCACGATAGCAATTCAATTTTATCTACGCCAGTAGCCAGCTCACAAAATATTTTGCTATTAAGTAACGATGTTGATGTAGTTGGTATTGATGAAGCACAGTTTTTTGATGAAGAACTACCAAGCGTTTGTGAACAATTAGCCAACAAAGGTATTCGTGTAATTATTGCTGGTTTAGACAAAGACTTTTTAGGTAAACCATTTGGACCAATGCCACGATTAATGGCAGATGCAGAATATGTAACCAAAGTACATGCAATTTGTATGCAGTGTGGTGCTTTGGCAAATTATTCTTTTAGATTAATTGATAACGATAAAACTGTTTTGCTTGGCGAAAAAGAAAGCTACGAACCAAGATGCAGAACTTGCTTTGTAAAAGGAATGAAAAAATGA
- a CDS encoding chalcone isomerase family protein codes for MKLSNFEVAQQININNTNLFLNGAAIRTKFFIDTYIISLYLQKSTTNEHEILTSTDAKVLRMQLITPLATPKAVSDNLSDGMKNGLGKLYYEYKSTVEAIQEAVIQSAVKYKDSIDIYSNKNELQLYKNNELFLTLNDCQLIADTIFNIYLGNPPKDKKIKQLLLKGF; via the coding sequence ATGAAGTTATCAAATTTTGAAGTAGCACAACAAATCAACATCAACAACACGAATTTGTTTTTAAATGGTGCTGCTATTAGAACTAAATTTTTTATAGATACTTATATTATTAGTTTGTATTTACAAAAAAGCACTACAAATGAACATGAAATATTAACTTCAACTGATGCTAAAGTTTTGCGTATGCAACTTATCACACCATTAGCAACGCCAAAAGCAGTAAGCGATAATTTAAGCGATGGTATGAAAAACGGACTAGGTAAATTGTACTACGAATATAAATCTACAGTAGAAGCCATACAAGAAGCAGTTATACAATCGGCAGTAAAATACAAAGACAGTATAGATATTTATAGCAATAAAAATGAATTGCAATTGTATAAAAACAACGAGCTATTTTTAACTTTAAACGACTGTCAACTAATAGCCGATACCATTTTTAATATCTATTTAGGCAATCCACCAAAAGACAAAAAAATAAAACAATTACTACTAAAAGGTTTTTGA